In Gossypium arboreum isolate Shixiya-1 chromosome 6, ASM2569848v2, whole genome shotgun sequence, the following are encoded in one genomic region:
- the LOC108478878 gene encoding uncharacterized protein LOC108478878 yields MADQGGNNIGMREYRKGNWTVNETMVLIEAKKMDDERRMKKSWEGEGKGKPTELRWKWVEDYCWSRGCLRSQNQCNDKWDNLMRDYKKVREYQRRTAGAGDNQGSYWEMEKNERKEKNLPTNMLRQISECLEEVVDKKGGQRVVLLATATASGSLPIPNIPDVMDRPITSVQLPPILQHQLPPIPAAVPLPLTAPPQLPLPTAAPTPLLQPPFSYAQPLPTVDSDTSEYSDSLAKRRRRSGGNGEGTSSGAATANNSNEAGIAISKSASIIAEAIQASEENEERRHRDLVSLHERILKIEESKTEINKRGIDGLVDAINKLANSILAFASHKNQSAPK; encoded by the exons ATGGCTGATCAAGGTGGTAACAACATTGGAATGAGGGAATATAGGAAAGGGAACTGGACTGTTAATGAAACAATGGTATTgattgaggcaaagaagatggatgATGAGAGAAGAATGAAGAAAAGCTGGGAGGGTGAAGGGAAGGGCAAACCAACAGAGCTGAGATGGAAATGGGTAGAAGATTATTGTTGGAGTAGAGGGTGTTTGAGGAGCCAAAACCAGTGCAATGACAAGTGGGATAATCTCATGAGGGACTACAAGAAAGTGAGAGAGTACCAAAGGAGAACAGCTGGAGCTGGGGATAACCAAGGATCTTATTGGGAAATGGAgaagaatgaaagaaaagaaaagaacttgCCTACTAACATGCTGCGCCAGATATCTGAGTGTTTGGAGGAGGTGGTGGATAAGAAAGGAGGTCAAAGGGTGGTTCTGCTTGCTACTGCCACTGCTAGTGGCTCACTTCCCATTCCCAACATACCGGATGTTATGGATAGACCAATTACTAGCGTGCAACTGCCTCCTATATTGCAACATCAACTTCCACCTATTCCAGCTGCAGTTCCATTACCTCTAACAGCACCGCCGCAACTTCCGCTACCGACAGCTGCTCCTACACCACTATTACAACCACCTTTTTCGTATGCTCAGCCATTGCCCACAGTAG ATTCGGATACAAGTGAGTATTCAGACTCACTAGCAAAGCGAAGGAGAAGATCAGGCGGCAATGGGGAAGGCACCAGCAGCGGCGCTGCTACTGCAAACAACTCAAATGAAGCGGGCATAGCAATATCGAAAAGTGCTTCCATTATAGCAGAAGCCATCCAGGCCAGTGAGGAAAATGAGGAGAGAAGGCATAGAGACCTTGTTAGTTTACATGAGAGAATACTAAAGATTGAAGAATCTAAGACAGAGATCAACAAAAGAGGCATTGATGGCCTGGTTGATGCCATTAACAAGCTTGCTAATTCCATCCTTGCTTTTGCTTCCCATAAAAACCAGTCAGCTCCAAAGTGA
- the LOC108479853 gene encoding uncharacterized protein LOC108479853, producing the protein MQVVPSLLVETIGIRGFWEQEGFYNSSFGAWITEFLRLQFRYRYVNIIVRCVVAKAEKLKSELSAPHRRMVTRVASLVSRQGHVVDEISMDNSVGRNSIGLSPNGPIGLTRKNCTKYGKLWSRFCELHG; encoded by the exons ATGCAAGTGGTACCTTCTCTTTTG GTTGAAACCATAGGAATACGTGGATTTTGGGAGCAAGAGGGATTTTACAATAGCTCGTTTG GTGCTTGGATCACGGAATTTTTGAGGCTACAGTTTCGTTACAGGTATGTGAACATTATCGTTAGATGTGTGgtagcaaaagctgaaaagctgaaaagtgAGCTGTCGGCACCACACAGGCGTATGGTCACCCGTGTGGCGAGCCTAGTTTCGAGACAAGGTCATGTTGTCGACGAAATCTCTATGGACAACTCCGTGGGCCGAAACAGTATTGGGTTATCGCCCAATGGGCCTATAGGCCTCACGCgaaaaaattgtacaaaatatGGTAAATTGTGGTCTAGGTTTTGTGAATTACATGGCTGA